The Brassica napus cultivar Da-Ae chromosome C7, Da-Ae, whole genome shotgun sequence genome has a segment encoding these proteins:
- the LOC111208049 gene encoding zinc finger BED domain-containing protein RICESLEEPER 2-like: protein MAIRNAVKYVRSSGTRLQSFQLRVLTGKISRESLCLDCITRWNSTYLMLSAALKFKVAFEKLKAEDILYNDYFLEVEENGHKRVGPPTTEGWEEVQRLVKFLKIFFGCTLAFSASKTVTSTICYNEIVIIERNLIALSNSKDGILQIQAKEMRNKFEKYWDGLINMNPLVIIASVFDPRNKMQFASICFNKLYGKDSLESGHLRTSIRALMKSLYEEYVSKLSSSSQGDSLSNVIDNREGEVGTMFDISDDDDEDFERIDSLYSKMVSEAANEEGSSELDIYLMEKPVPRGSNNFGLDYNVLSWWRKNSCKFPILSELAKDVLAVQVSYVALKSAFSTSGRILDPFRSCLTPYMIEALVCLQQWLRNNIQAEKVASLVQMFEELDFHESLGWNVEEVKTNLAYHSLLDNLSF, encoded by the exons ATGGCTATTAGAAATGCTGTGAAGTATGTTAGATCATCGGGTACAAGATTGCAGTCCTTTCAGTTAAGGGTGCTGACAGGAAAGATTAGTAGAGAGAGCTTGTGTTTGGACTGCATAACTCGCTGGAACTCCACATATCTCATGTTGTCTGCCGCTTTGAAGTTTAAGGTTGCTTTTGAGAAGCTCAAAGCCGAAGACATATTGTATAATGATTATTTTCTGGAAGTAGAGGAGAATGGACATAAGCGAGTTGGACCTCCTACTACGGAAGGGTGGGAAGAGGTGCAGAGGTTAGTGAAGTTTCTGAAAATCTTCTTTGGCTGCACTTTAGCGTTCTCAGCATCGAAGACAGTCACGTCCACCATTTGTTACAATGAGATTGTGATTATCGAGAGGAACTTGATTGCATTGAGCAATAGCAAAGATGGAATTCTACAGATTCAAGCAAAGGAGATGAGGAACAAATTTGAGAAGTACTGGGATGGACTTATTAATATGAACCCACTGGTCATCATTGCAAGTGTGTTCGATCCAAGGAACAAGATGCAATTTGCTTCTATATGTTTTAATAAGCTGTACGGGAAGGATAGTCTGGAGAGTGGTCATCTCAGAACATCAATCAGGGCACTGATGAAATCGTTGTATGAGGAGTATGTGAGCAAGCTTAGCTCTTCATCTCAAGGTGATAGTCTCAGCAACGTTATTGATAATAGGGAAGGTGAAGTTGGAACCATGTTTGATATCTCTGATGACGATGACGAAGACTTTGAGAGGATAGATTCTTTGTATTCAAAGATGGTTTCAGAGGCAGCAAATGAAGAAGGTAGCAGTGAACTCGACATCTACTTGATGGAAAAACCAGTACCACGAGGCTCAAACAACTTCGGCTTGGACTACAATGTGTTATCTTGGTGGAGGAAGAACTCTTGTAAGTTTCCAATCTTGTCTGAACTAGCAAAAGATGTGCTAGCTGTTCAAGTCTCCTATGTTGCTTTAAAGTCAGCATTCAGTACAAGTGGTAGGATTTTAGATCCGTTTCGTAGTTGTCTGACTCCATATATGATTGAAGCTCTTGTCTGCCTACAACAGTGGCTTCGAAACAACATCCAGGCTGAGAAGGTTGCAAGCTTGGTTCAGATGTTTGAGGAACTCGATTTTCATGAGTCATTAG GTTGGAATGTCGAGGAAGTCAAAACCAACTTAGCCTATCACTCTCTTTTGGACAACTTATCCTTTTGA
- the LOC106410732 gene encoding probable LRR receptor-like serine/threonine-protein kinase At2g02780, translated as MESSLQSHVLPFTFLLLLLLLPLLSESQLTPSESKTLFDIRKQLQYPHILQSWTNTANFCNLPSSPSFRILCSKGHITELTITGNRTSKLSGRFEELFTLLTKLSSLNTLSLTSLGISGPLSPKIITKLPPSLQSLNLSSNFISGNIPKEISSLKNLKSLVLTNNLLNGFVFDLRGLSNLQELDLGGNNLGPELPSLPSNLISVSLRNNSFRSKLSEQIKKMNKLQSLDLSSNEFTGSIPEFLFSLPSLQTLGLAQNMFSGSLPNSTCSSSKVRALDVSHNLLTGKLPSCYSSKSFKNQTVLFSFNCLSLNGTPNAKYQRPLSFCQNQASKAIAVEPVPKVEEKDSARSKLGLVILVIIGVVILAAILVVSVLIVLRRRRSESEEDTFEVNNNNNDRHASDKASVCSNTTTSTKSLPDSRRVPQTMRSAVIGLAPYHIFSLEELEEATNDFDAASLLCEQLYRGCLREGIAVTVRCIKLKQKSLPQSLAQQMEVLSKLRHMHLVSVLGHCIASNQGHNQHAGHTIFIVQEYISNGSLKDFLTDCRKKEVLQWPQRMAIAIGVARGIQFLHMGVAPGIFGNNLDIENILLDGTLTVKISGYTIPLPSKVGAESNQVKTPRSNEDGEKEDVYQFGVILLQIITGKVVAAGSSEMGSLKLQLENGLRGEPSVLSSLADPSVRGSYAYESLRTTVEFAINCLCEDQSKRPSIEDVVWNLQYTIQVQQGWTNSGNHEATMKAIYERKH; from the exons ATGGAAAGTTCCCTCCAAAGCCATGTATTGCCCTTCactttccttcttcttcttctccttcttccacTACTCTCTGAGTCTCAGTTAACTCCAAGTGAATCAAAAACTCTCTTTGATATCCGAAAGCAGCTACAATATCCACATATTCTTCAGTCATGGACCAATACAGCCAACTTCTGCAACcttccttcttctccttccttcaGAATCCTCTGCTCCAAAGGTCACATAACAGAATTAACCATCACAGGAAACAGAACCAGCAAGCTCTCTGGAAGATTTGAAGAGCTCTTCACTCTTCTTACAAAACTCTCGAGCTTAAACACTTTGTCTCTTACCTCCCTCGGTATATCCGGTCCTCTCTCTCCAAAGATCATCACCAAGTTACCACCTTCTCTCCAATCTCTCAACCTCAGCTCTAATTTCATATCCGGGAATATTCCAAAAGAGATTTCCTCTTTGAAGAATCTGAAAAGCCTTGTTTTAACAAACAATCTGCTCAACGGTTTTGTCTTTGATCTCAGAGGGTTGTCTAATCTTCAAGAGCTGGATTTGGGAGGTAATAACCTCGGTCCTGAATTGCCTTCACTCCCAAGTAACCTTATCTCTGTTTCGTTGAGGAACAACTCCTTTAGATCCAAGCTTTCAGAACagatcaagaagatgaacaagCTTCAAAGTTTAGACCTTTCTTCCAACGAGTTCACCGGATCGATTCCGGAGTTTCTgttttctcttccttctcttcaaaCTCTCGGTTTGGCTCAGAATATGTTCAGCGGATCGCTTCCAAATTCTACCTGCAGCTCGTCAAAGGTTAGAGCTCTAGACGTTTCTCACAATCTTCTAACAGGAAAGCTTCCGTCTTGCTACTCTTCCAAGAGTTTCAAGAACCAGACAGTGCTCTTTTCGTTCAATTGCTTGTCTTTGAATGGGACTCCTAACGCTAAATATCAGCGTCCGCTTTCTTTCTGTCAAAACCAAGCGAGCAAAGCAATAGCTGTGGAACCTGTCCCAAAGGTTGAAGAGAAAGATTCTGCAAGAAGCAAACTCGGTTTGGTGATTTTGGTAATCATTGGTGTGGTCATCCTTGCAGCAATTTTGGTTGTTTCGGTTTTGATTGtcctgagaagaagaagatcagaaTCAGAAGAAGATACTTTTGAagtgaacaacaacaacaatgataGACATGCATCTGATAAAGCCTCGGTTTGCAGCAACACAACCACCAGCACTAAGTCATTACCAGATTCAA GACGTGTACCGCAGACAATGAGATCTGCAGTGATTGGTCTGGCACCGTACCACATTTTCTCCTTGGAGGAACTGGAAGAAGCGACTAACGACTTTGATGCAGCAAGTCTTCTCTGCGAGCAg TTGTACAGAGGTTGTCTCAGAGAAGGCATAGCAGTGACAGTGAGATGTATCAAGCTGAAACAGAAGAGTTTACCACAGAGCTTAGCCCAGCAGATGGAAGTTTTATCAAAGCTAAGGCATATGCATTTGGTTAGCGTTCTTGGACATTGCATTGCGAGTAACCAAGGCCATAATCAACACGCTGGACACACCATCTTCATTGTCCAAGAGTATATCTCAAACGGGTCGTTGAAGGACTTTCTCACAG ATTGTAGGAAGAAAGAGGTGCTGCAATGGCCTCAGAGAATGGCGATAGCAATAGGAGTCGCTAGAGGGATACAGTTCTTGCACATGGGAGTAGCACCAGGAATCTTTGGGAACAATTTGGATATAGAAAATATTCTGCTTGATGGAACACTCACTGTAAAAATCAGTGGCTACACTATTCCTTTACCATCCAAG GTTGGAGCAGAGAGCAATCAAGTCAAAACTCCACGGAG TAATGAGGATGGAGAGAAAGAAGATGTGTACCAGTTTGGAGTGATACTACTTCAGATCATCACAGGGAAGGTAGTAGCTGCAGGCTCTTCAGAGATGGGAAGTTTGAAGCTTCAG CTGGAGAATGGTTTGAGAGGTGAACCATCAGTATTGAGCAGCTTAGCAGATCCATCTGTTAGAGGATCATATGCTTATGAGTCGTTGAGGACAACCGTGGAATTTGCTATCAACTGTCTTTGTGAGGATCAGAGCAAGCGACCATCTATTGAAGATGTTGTATGGAATCTGCAATATACAATTCAAGTGCAACAAGGATGGACAAACAGTGGGAATCATGAAGCAACCATGAAGGCAATATATGAACGAAAACACTga
- the LOC106406922 gene encoding protein IQ-DOMAIN 29 isoform X2, producing the protein MGKTPSPGKWIKSLLGKKSSKSSLEKGSEKLISAKKEEHAAKVVKDNNNRVSNLLTNPTPVASSQEVAATQTLLVPEQQPSRDIEGDEPNANLESGNDTEELKLEEAAKKVQAAVRSHQAREEFQKLKGVIKLQAVIRGHLVRRQAVATYSCIWGIVKFQAFVRGKNARSSETRVQLQKTNTETESSETLQGTNTCSWLENPTKLSMIDKILVSSPTALPLKIQYSPEDPNSAKVWLERWTQLQVWAPGPLVVKSLVPKSQTKKRSFQAVEADKGKLKRGIKKPPGGLNTGTSSSSRSTAENEKPKRTVRKPSTLGKELNDNKSKQSSRRSTSAIKEGSSLEVKDEKPRPSLKKAPLSNGVEKHTRKSAEKKKKEIVDSVPKELPGDKASASVVDTPEEEEEKVKDSPETVSKETDLEKDELKTGERDDKAEEEIQEPDVLIITSENGNVVSEDTKPSDRRASLPAKIDESQQQDDGLTTHSGRKIPSYMAPTASAKARVRGGQGSPRIGGQEKPEKNGTTRRHSLPHIANNDKLSAMSPRVHRLLIASAKGSINSDRSFSSSKDIGDKSTKVEWKR; encoded by the exons ATGGGGAAGACTCCAAGTCCTGGTAAATGGATCAAGTCTCTTCTTGGGAAGAAGtcatcaaaatctagtttggaGAAAGGAAGCGAGAAGCTG ATATCTGCAAAGAAAGAAGAGCATGCAGCGAAAGTGGTGAAGGATAATAACAATCGTGTCTCAAACTTACTTACGAATCCCACTCCGGTAGCTTCATCACAAGAAGTTGCAGCTACACAAACTCTACTAGTCCCCGAGCAGCAGCCAAGTAGAGACATTGAAGGTGACGAGCCAAATGCGAATCTTGAGTCAGGGAATGACACTGAAGAACTCAAGCTTGAAGAAGCTGCTAAAAAGGTTCAAGCTGCTGTCAGATCTCACCAG GCTCGTGAAGAATTTCAAAAGCTTAAAGGTGTCATAAAGCTGCAAGCAGTCATCCGTGGTCACTTGGTTAGAAGACAAGCTGTTGCTACATACTCGTGCATTTGGGGGATTGTGAAGTTCCAAGCTTTTGTTCGTGGGAAGAATGCTAGATCTTCAGAAACTAGGGTTCAACTTCAGAAAACAAATACG GAAACTGAGAGTTCTGAGACTTTACAAGGAACCAACACATGCAGTTGGCTTGAGAATCCCACAAAGCTCTCCATGATTGATAAG ATTCTAGTTTCCTCACCAACGGCGTTGCCTCTGAAGATTCAGTATAGTCCCGAGGATCCTAACTCAGCCAAGGTGTGGCTTGAGCGCTGGACACAGTTACAGGTCTGGGCTCCTGGTCCACTGGTGGTTAAGAGTCTGGTTCCCAAATCTCAGACAAAGAAGCGAAGCTTTCAAGCAGTTGAAGCGGACAAGGGAAAACTCAAGAGAGGAATCAAGAAACCACCCGGTGGTTTGAATACTGGAACTAGCTCAAGTAGCCGTTCTACAGCTGAAAACGAAAAGCCTAAGCGAACTGTGAGGAAGCCTTCCACGCTTGGTAAGGAGCTGAATGACAACAAGTCGAAGCAGAGTTCGAGAAGAAGCACTAGCGCCATAAAAGAAGGGTCTTCACTGGAGGTTAAAGATGAGAAGCCGAGACCTAGTCTCAAAAAGGCTCCACTTTCTAATGGGGTGGAGAAACATACACGCAAATCcgctgagaagaagaagaaagagattgtaGATTCAGTGCCGAAAGAATTGCCTGGTGACAAGGCTTCAGCTTCTGTAGTCGACACtcctgaggaagaagaagaaaaggtgaAAGATAGCCCTGAAACAGTTTCCAAAGAGACTGATCTCGAGAAAGATGAACTCAAAACCGGAGAGAGAGATGACAAAGCTGAAGAAGAGATCCAAGAGCCAGACGTTCTGATTATTACCTCTGAGAATGGAAATGTTGTGTCTGAAGACACAAAGCCAAGCGATAGAAGAGCTTCGCTGCCTGCAAAGATTGATGAAAGTCAACAGCAAGACGATGGGCTTACTACACATAGCGGGAGAAAGATCCCAAGCTACATGGCTCCAACTGCATCTGCAAAGGCAAGAGTGAGAGGAGGACAAGGGTCTCCAAGGATTGGTGGTCAAGAGAAGCCAGAGAAAAACGGGACAACTAGGCGCCACTCTCTGCCTCATATAGCCAATAATGATAAGCTGAGTGCAATGTCTCCAAGAGTTCACAGACTTCTCATAGCTTCAGCGAAAGGATCAATTAACAGTGAcagatctttttcttcttccaagGACATTGGTG ATAAATCGACGAAAGTTGAATGGAAACGGTGA
- the LOC106406922 gene encoding protein IQ-DOMAIN 29 isoform X1 yields the protein MGKTPSPGKWIKSLLGKKSSKSSLEKGSEKLISAKKEEHAAKVVKDNNNRVSNLLTNPTPVASSQEVAATQTLLVPEQQPSRDIEGDEPNANLESGNDTEELKLEEAAKKVQAAVRSHQAREEFQKLKGVIKLQAVIRGHLVRRQAVATYSCIWGIVKFQAFVRGKNARSSETRVQLQKTNTETESSETLQGTNTCSWLENPTKLSMIDKILVSSPTALPLKIQYSPEDPNSAKVWLERWTQLQVWAPGPLVVKSLVPKSQTKKRSFQAVEADKGKLKRGIKKPPGGLNTGTSSSSRSTAENEKPKRTVRKPSTLGKELNDNKSKQSSRRSTSAIKEGSSLEVKDEKPRPSLKKAPLSNGVEKHTRKSAEKKKKEIVDSVPKELPGDKASASVVDTPEEEEEKVKDSPETVSKETDLEKDELKTGERDDKAEEEIQEPDVLIITSENGNVVSEDTKPSDRRASLPAKIDESQQQDDGLTTHSGRKIPSYMAPTASAKARVRGGQGSPRIGGQEKPEKNGTTRRHSLPHIANNDKLSAMSPRVHRLLIASAKGSINSDRSFSSSKDIGGDKSTKVEWKR from the exons ATGGGGAAGACTCCAAGTCCTGGTAAATGGATCAAGTCTCTTCTTGGGAAGAAGtcatcaaaatctagtttggaGAAAGGAAGCGAGAAGCTG ATATCTGCAAAGAAAGAAGAGCATGCAGCGAAAGTGGTGAAGGATAATAACAATCGTGTCTCAAACTTACTTACGAATCCCACTCCGGTAGCTTCATCACAAGAAGTTGCAGCTACACAAACTCTACTAGTCCCCGAGCAGCAGCCAAGTAGAGACATTGAAGGTGACGAGCCAAATGCGAATCTTGAGTCAGGGAATGACACTGAAGAACTCAAGCTTGAAGAAGCTGCTAAAAAGGTTCAAGCTGCTGTCAGATCTCACCAG GCTCGTGAAGAATTTCAAAAGCTTAAAGGTGTCATAAAGCTGCAAGCAGTCATCCGTGGTCACTTGGTTAGAAGACAAGCTGTTGCTACATACTCGTGCATTTGGGGGATTGTGAAGTTCCAAGCTTTTGTTCGTGGGAAGAATGCTAGATCTTCAGAAACTAGGGTTCAACTTCAGAAAACAAATACG GAAACTGAGAGTTCTGAGACTTTACAAGGAACCAACACATGCAGTTGGCTTGAGAATCCCACAAAGCTCTCCATGATTGATAAG ATTCTAGTTTCCTCACCAACGGCGTTGCCTCTGAAGATTCAGTATAGTCCCGAGGATCCTAACTCAGCCAAGGTGTGGCTTGAGCGCTGGACACAGTTACAGGTCTGGGCTCCTGGTCCACTGGTGGTTAAGAGTCTGGTTCCCAAATCTCAGACAAAGAAGCGAAGCTTTCAAGCAGTTGAAGCGGACAAGGGAAAACTCAAGAGAGGAATCAAGAAACCACCCGGTGGTTTGAATACTGGAACTAGCTCAAGTAGCCGTTCTACAGCTGAAAACGAAAAGCCTAAGCGAACTGTGAGGAAGCCTTCCACGCTTGGTAAGGAGCTGAATGACAACAAGTCGAAGCAGAGTTCGAGAAGAAGCACTAGCGCCATAAAAGAAGGGTCTTCACTGGAGGTTAAAGATGAGAAGCCGAGACCTAGTCTCAAAAAGGCTCCACTTTCTAATGGGGTGGAGAAACATACACGCAAATCcgctgagaagaagaagaaagagattgtaGATTCAGTGCCGAAAGAATTGCCTGGTGACAAGGCTTCAGCTTCTGTAGTCGACACtcctgaggaagaagaagaaaaggtgaAAGATAGCCCTGAAACAGTTTCCAAAGAGACTGATCTCGAGAAAGATGAACTCAAAACCGGAGAGAGAGATGACAAAGCTGAAGAAGAGATCCAAGAGCCAGACGTTCTGATTATTACCTCTGAGAATGGAAATGTTGTGTCTGAAGACACAAAGCCAAGCGATAGAAGAGCTTCGCTGCCTGCAAAGATTGATGAAAGTCAACAGCAAGACGATGGGCTTACTACACATAGCGGGAGAAAGATCCCAAGCTACATGGCTCCAACTGCATCTGCAAAGGCAAGAGTGAGAGGAGGACAAGGGTCTCCAAGGATTGGTGGTCAAGAGAAGCCAGAGAAAAACGGGACAACTAGGCGCCACTCTCTGCCTCATATAGCCAATAATGATAAGCTGAGTGCAATGTCTCCAAGAGTTCACAGACTTCTCATAGCTTCAGCGAAAGGATCAATTAACAGTGAcagatctttttcttcttccaagGACATTGGTGGTG ATAAATCGACGAAAGTTGAATGGAAACGGTGA